The sequence below is a genomic window from Methylotuvimicrobium sp. KM2.
GTTTGCTGGACAAGGTCGTTTTTACCGGGCGAGTGCCGCATGATCGAGTGCAAGATTATTACAATCAGGTCGATATTTTCGTTTATCCGCGCCTGTCGATGCGTTTGACCGATTTGGTTACGCCGCTCAAACCGTTGGAGGCGATGGCGCAAGGGCGGTTGGTCGTGGCGTCCGATGTCGGCGGGCATAAGGAATTGATCGACGATGAAAAGACCGGTTATTTATTTGCAGCGGGAAATGCCGAAAGTCTCGCGCAAACGGTTCTGCGTTTGTTGAACAATCGTTCCCAATGGGATGCGATTCGCGCGAACGGGCGCCGTTTCGTCGAGGAAAAACGGAATTGGGCTTATAGCGTAAGCCGTTATCAAAATGTTTATCAGCGTTTGCTTCAAAAATGATTGTCCATGACTGATAAAACTCCTCGCCTCGTCGTTTTTTGCTCTTTGTTTCCTAGTTCCGCGCAACCGAATTCCGGTGTGTTCATTCGTGAGCGGATGTTTCGGGTCGGTCAGCAATTGCCGATTGTCGTAGTTTCGCCGGTTGCCTGGTTTCCGTTGCAAGGCCTGATCCGTTTGGCGAAGCCGGGTTTTCGGCCTCAGCCGCCGAAATTTGAATTACAACAGGGGGTTGAGGTTTATTATCCTCGTTTTTTGTCGATTCCGGGGGTCTTGAAACATTGGGACGGTTTTATGATGGCGTTGGGTTCTTTGCCGACCATGGTCCGATTGAAGCGGAGACACCGATTTAATATGATTGACGCGCATTTCGCCTATCCGGACGGTTATGCCGCGACCTGGCTCGGGAGATGGTTCAAGGCGCCGGTGACGATTACATTAAGAGGGACTGAAGTCAGTTTGTCGAAGTTTCCGGCACGCAAACTTCGGATTATTTCGGCCTTGCAGCGGGCCACGAAAATATTTTCGGTGGCCGATTCGCTCAAGCGTCACGTCGTTGCGTTGGGCATCGATTCGAACAAAATACAAGTCGTCGGTAACGGCGTCGATGCCGATAAGTTTCATCCGGTCGATCGCGCCGAAGCCAGGCGGGCTTTGAATTTGCCTGAAGGTGCGCCAGTATTGATATCGGTCGGCGGTTTGGTCGATCGCAAAGGTTATCATCGTGTCATTGACGTGATGCCGTTATTGCGCGAAGAATTTCCCGGCTTGATGTATTTGATCGTCGGCGGGGCTTGCGCCGAGGGTAATAATCGAAAGCAATTGGAACAACAAGTTGCCGACTTGAATTTGCAAAACCATGTCCGCTTTTTAGGGCCGTTGCCTTCGGAACAATTAAAATCGCCGTTGTCGGCATCGGATGTATTTGTATTGTCGACAGCCAATGAAGGGTGGGCCAATGTTTTTTTGGAGGCGATGGCTTGCGGTTTGCCGGTGATAACCACCGATGTCGGCGGCAATAGCGAAGTCGTCAATGATGCGTCATTAGGTACGATCGCGCCCTTCGGCGATGTTTCGGCATTAAAACTTGCTTTATCGGATGCGTTGAATAAACAGTGGGACAGGCAGGCGATCAGGCATTATGCCGAGCAGAACGCGTGGCATCGCCGTGTCGATACTTTGGTTGCCGAATTTAAGCGGATTATAGAAAAAACAAAAATCGATTAAAGGGTGAAAAATGGGATTTATTGCTGGCTGGTTGGGTACCGGTATCGATCGAAATCAAGCGCCTGAGCTTGCCGAATCGCTGAAAAATTGCGCGCCCTTGTCGACTAAAAAAACGATCGGCATACGCATAGCCGAATCGTTCGCTTTAGTCTCCGATGATAAACGGTCGCTTGAGCAGGGGCATTGCCGGCTTGCGCTTACCGGTCATGGTTTCGTGCCGCTAGAAGCGATTGTCGAAAACTATCAAGCTAAGGGCGCCGATTTTATCAAGGACATGCAAGGCGCATTTACCTTAATGTTGTTCGATGAATCCGAGAAACGCTTGTTGTTGGCGACAGACCGCCTAGGGCAAAATAATCTCTATTATGCGCAAACGCCGAACGGAATCGTGTTCGGTTCGACCGCCGATAGTGTTATCACGCACCCTGAAGTCAGTTCAGAGATTTCCCGCCAATCGATTTACGATTATGTCTATTTTCATCATTGTCCGAGCCCGCATACGATTTACCGACAAGTCCAAAAATTGGAGGGCGGGCAATTATTGACTTATCAAGATGGAAAAATCGCTCTGCAGTATTATTGGGTGCCGGTTTTTTCCGAACAAGGGGCTTATTCGCTCGAGAAATCCGGACAAGAATTACGGAATGAAATCATCGAAGCCGTCCGGCAGTCGGCTGCCGATTCGAATGTGACCGGCGCGTTTTTGAGCGGTGGGCTGGACAGTTCGAGCGTTGCCGGTGCGTTATCGAAAGTGTATCCGGAGCAAGCCAAAACTTTTACGATGGGTTTTCCGGTTGAGGGTTACGATGAGATCGAGTATGCGCGAATTGCAGTCGATCGTTTCAAAACCCAGCCGCATGAATACTATGTGACGCCGGACGATACCGTGGCCGCCGTGCCGAAGATTGCCGCATATTACGACGAGCCGTTCGGCAATTCGTCGGCGTTGGCGGCTTATTATTGCGCCAAATTGGCTAAGGACAACGGCATTCAGGTAATGCTGGCCGGCGACGGCGGCGATGAGTTGTACGCGGGCAATGAACGCTATGCGAAACAATTGTTGTTTAATCGCTATTATCGAATACCCGGTTTTGCTAGGACTTTGTTGAGAACCGGTTTGTACAATGCACCCGATGCGCTACTGAAAAATAAAATCCTATTCAAAGCCAAGCGCTATGTCGAGCAGGCCGAAGTTCCGTTGCCGGACCGTTTGCAAGACTATAACTTCATGAACCGTCATCCGGCTCAGGAAATATTTACCGATGATTTTTTGACAGGCATCGATATAGACCGGCCGATTCAGAGTCTACGAGATTGTTATCACCGACCGGAAAATGCTTCGGCTTTAAACCGTATGCTGTACATGGATTGGAAAACGACCTTGCATGATAACGATTTGGTCAAGGTCAATCGAATGTGCGAGATGGTCGGTGTCGAGGTGCGTTATCCGTTACTGAGCAACGAGATTGTCGATTTGTCTTGTCGGATACCGTCTTCGGAAAAGTTGAAAGGTCAGCAATTGCGTTGGTTTTATAAGCAAGCGATGCGCGACTTTTTGCCTGAGGCCATTATCAACAAATCCAAACACGGTTTCGGTTTGCCGTTCGGGATTTGGCTGCAGGACCACCAGCCGTTGAAAGAGCTGGCATACGATAGTATCGGCGCCTTGAAAAAGCGCGATTATTTTCGCGCCGATTTTCTCGATCATGCCGTCAATATGCATCAGAGCATACATGCCGCCTATTACGGCGAATTGATTTGGATATTGATGATGCTGGAGCTTTGGTTTCAGGCGAAAAATCATCACTAAGCCGTAATTCGCGGTTTCCCAAGCTCCAGATTTTTGCTGTTTCCCAAGCTCCAGCTTGGGAAACCGGTTCCGGAAGCTCTAGCTTCCCGTCCTACTTAAGGTGCAAAAACATGCCAAGAAGCAGTTATCGAGTGTTAACCAACCCTTGCCCGCATTTCCTGACAGCAACAATAAACCACTGGCTGCCATTGTTCACAAATCCAAAGTTAGTCGATATCGTGCTTGACTCCTGGCGTTATCTCCAGCGCAATGACAATTTTCAACTATACGGTTATGTCATCCTTGAAAATCACTTACATCTGATTGCCGCTTCCGAAAATTTAAGCCGTGATATCCAGAGATTTAAATCATACACGGCAAAACAACTCATTGCCCATCTTGAACAGCATCGTTCAAATAGATTATTTGGAATTACTGGCATTATTTAAACGGGTACACAAGCATGAGAGTGACTATCAGGTTTGGGAAGAAGGCAGCCATCCGCAAATAATAGAGTCAGAGAAGGTTATGCGTCAAAAGCTGGAATATATTCATCAAAACCCCGTTAAACGCGGCTATGTAGATAAGCCGGAACATTGGCGTTATTCCAGTGCGCGAAACTATTTAGGGCAAGAAGGGATGATCGAAGTGATTCGGCAATGGTGAGGGTCTCGGGAAGCTGGAGCTTCCGGGTTGGGTTTCCCAAGCTGGAGCTTGGGAAACAGCTGAACAAGGCTATGTAGATAAGCCGGAACACTGGCGCTATTCCAGTGCGCGAAATTATTTAGGGCAAGAAGGGATGATCGAAGTGGTTCGACAATGGTGAGGATCTCTGGAAGCTAGAGCTTCCGGGTTGTGTCTCCCAAGCTGGAGCTTGGGAGACAGCTGAGTGAGGCTATGTGGATGAACCGGAGCACTGACGCTATTATGCTGTTACCCAGCTCCAGCTTGGGTAAGCTGTTCAGGAAGCCCTAGCTTCGCGATGATCAAGGAAAATTGAGCGAGCGAGTCGGGGTTGATTGCGGTTGTTTCGGTCTCGGGAAGCTGGAGCTTCCGGGGTGTGTTTCCCAAGCTGGAGCTTGGGAAACAGCTTGTTGATGATGCTGGATCTGTGGTTTCAGGCGAAAAGTCATCATTAAGCCGTAACGACACGGTTTCTGCCGCTTTGTTTGGCTCGGTACATGGCTTGATCGGCCCGGTCGATGAATTCGTCT
It includes:
- a CDS encoding asparagine synthase-related protein, giving the protein MGFIAGWLGTGIDRNQAPELAESLKNCAPLSTKKTIGIRIAESFALVSDDKRSLEQGHCRLALTGHGFVPLEAIVENYQAKGADFIKDMQGAFTLMLFDESEKRLLLATDRLGQNNLYYAQTPNGIVFGSTADSVITHPEVSSEISRQSIYDYVYFHHCPSPHTIYRQVQKLEGGQLLTYQDGKIALQYYWVPVFSEQGAYSLEKSGQELRNEIIEAVRQSAADSNVTGAFLSGGLDSSSVAGALSKVYPEQAKTFTMGFPVEGYDEIEYARIAVDRFKTQPHEYYVTPDDTVAAVPKIAAYYDEPFGNSSALAAYYCAKLAKDNGIQVMLAGDGGDELYAGNERYAKQLLFNRYYRIPGFARTLLRTGLYNAPDALLKNKILFKAKRYVEQAEVPLPDRLQDYNFMNRHPAQEIFTDDFLTGIDIDRPIQSLRDCYHRPENASALNRMLYMDWKTTLHDNDLVKVNRMCEMVGVEVRYPLLSNEIVDLSCRIPSSEKLKGQQLRWFYKQAMRDFLPEAIINKSKHGFGLPFGIWLQDHQPLKELAYDSIGALKKRDYFRADFLDHAVNMHQSIHAAYYGELIWILMMLELWFQAKNHH
- a CDS encoding glycosyltransferase, whose product is MTDKTPRLVVFCSLFPSSAQPNSGVFIRERMFRVGQQLPIVVVSPVAWFPLQGLIRLAKPGFRPQPPKFELQQGVEVYYPRFLSIPGVLKHWDGFMMALGSLPTMVRLKRRHRFNMIDAHFAYPDGYAATWLGRWFKAPVTITLRGTEVSLSKFPARKLRIISALQRATKIFSVADSLKRHVVALGIDSNKIQVVGNGVDADKFHPVDRAEARRALNLPEGAPVLISVGGLVDRKGYHRVIDVMPLLREEFPGLMYLIVGGACAEGNNRKQLEQQVADLNLQNHVRFLGPLPSEQLKSPLSASDVFVLSTANEGWANVFLEAMACGLPVITTDVGGNSEVVNDASLGTIAPFGDVSALKLALSDALNKQWDRQAIRHYAEQNAWHRRVDTLVAEFKRIIEKTKID